One window of the Candidatus Microbacterium colombiense genome contains the following:
- a CDS encoding TetR/AcrR family transcriptional regulator has protein sequence MARSEEQNRVARERAREVILDAAIETFAERGVSGASIADITRRAGVAQGLVNYHFGGKEQLIVAVIDRWFDALFELPQIPGTADQRLGGVIDGAVMATGYALPLQRAVLAMQQQPMTHRLFAEAEERHAARAFVAEESVRDIFRERGAADPSLEEIMLRSTLEGILVKYAVYGDAFPLEDARLWVRRLYGLPDPAEPLPLGVPPREGELRLRAMSAVREPSE, from the coding sequence GTGGCCAGATCCGAAGAGCAGAACCGTGTCGCCCGTGAGCGCGCCCGGGAGGTCATCCTCGATGCGGCGATCGAGACGTTCGCCGAACGCGGCGTCTCGGGCGCCAGCATCGCCGACATCACCCGTCGCGCGGGCGTGGCGCAGGGCTTGGTCAACTATCACTTCGGCGGCAAGGAGCAGCTGATCGTCGCCGTCATCGACCGCTGGTTCGACGCACTGTTCGAACTCCCGCAGATCCCAGGCACCGCGGATCAGCGCCTGGGCGGAGTGATCGACGGCGCCGTGATGGCAACCGGCTACGCGCTCCCTCTGCAGCGGGCGGTGCTGGCCATGCAGCAGCAACCGATGACGCATAGACTCTTCGCCGAAGCCGAGGAGCGGCATGCCGCGCGCGCCTTTGTCGCCGAGGAATCGGTGCGCGACATCTTCCGCGAGCGCGGCGCCGCCGATCCCTCCCTCGAGGAGATCATGCTGCGAAGCACACTCGAGGGCATCCTCGTGAAGTACGCCGTGTACGGCGACGCGTTCCCGCTGGAAGATGCGCGACTGTGGGTGCGTCGGCTGTACGGGCTGCCTGATCCTGCCGAACCACTCCCGCTCGGCGTCCCTCCGCGCGAGGGAGAGTTGCGTCTGCGCGCGATGAGCGCCGTGCGGGAGCCGTCGGAGTAG
- a CDS encoding solute carrier family 23 protein — protein sequence MALWKLHGDGRTVEPGAVVRPDERLNWPATIAIGLQHVIAMFGATFLVPTLTGFPVSTTLLFSGVGTLLFLLITKNQLPSYLGSSFAFIAPITAAVAAGGTGSALAGVVAVGILLTVVGLVVQFAGLRWVDALMPPVVAGAIVALIGFNLAPTAWNNFKLDPITATITLAAIILFAVFFRGFLGRISIFLGVAVGFIYAAFTGSFDVPNALRGDKTPAELIGDAPWIGLPHFQLPDFVAPGTWSTIAMFLPVVLVLVAENVGHVRGVATMTEDSSINKHTGRALIADGVATTIAGGFGGSGTTTYGENIGVMAATRVYSTAVYWVAGLFAILLAFSPKVGEVFNSIPAGVLGGATTALYGLIGIIGIKIWVDSKVDFSRPVNQYTAAVSLVIGIAGFSMQLGDFAFGGIVLGTVAALLIYHLGNLIARLRKTGADDPKPLEAVGPLGGDPA from the coding sequence ATGGCTTTGTGGAAGCTGCACGGAGACGGTCGCACCGTCGAACCCGGCGCCGTCGTCCGTCCCGATGAGCGCCTGAACTGGCCCGCCACGATCGCGATCGGCCTGCAACACGTGATCGCGATGTTCGGCGCCACGTTCCTCGTGCCGACGCTGACCGGTTTCCCCGTCTCGACCACGCTGTTGTTCAGCGGTGTCGGCACCCTGCTGTTCCTGCTCATCACGAAGAACCAGCTCCCCAGCTACCTCGGTTCCTCGTTCGCGTTCATCGCGCCCATCACCGCCGCCGTCGCCGCGGGCGGCACGGGTTCAGCGCTGGCCGGTGTGGTCGCGGTCGGCATCCTGCTCACGGTCGTCGGCCTGGTCGTGCAGTTCGCCGGACTCCGCTGGGTCGACGCCCTGATGCCCCCGGTCGTCGCCGGAGCGATCGTGGCCCTGATCGGCTTCAACCTCGCGCCGACCGCCTGGAACAACTTCAAGCTCGACCCGATCACCGCGACCATCACTCTGGCCGCGATCATCCTCTTCGCCGTCTTCTTCCGCGGCTTCCTCGGACGCATCTCCATCTTCCTCGGCGTCGCAGTCGGCTTCATCTACGCGGCATTCACGGGTTCGTTCGACGTGCCGAATGCGTTGCGTGGCGACAAGACGCCGGCCGAACTGATCGGTGACGCGCCGTGGATCGGCCTCCCGCACTTCCAGTTGCCTGACTTCGTCGCGCCCGGAACCTGGTCGACGATCGCCATGTTCCTTCCCGTCGTGCTCGTGCTCGTCGCTGAGAACGTCGGTCATGTACGCGGCGTCGCCACGATGACCGAGGACTCTTCGATCAACAAGCACACCGGTCGCGCGCTCATCGCCGACGGCGTCGCCACCACGATCGCCGGTGGCTTCGGAGGTTCCGGCACGACGACCTATGGCGAGAACATCGGCGTCATGGCTGCGACCCGCGTCTACTCGACGGCGGTCTACTGGGTCGCCGGGCTCTTCGCGATCCTGCTGGCGTTCTCGCCGAAGGTCGGCGAAGTGTTCAACTCGATCCCCGCCGGTGTGCTCGGCGGCGCGACCACTGCGCTCTACGGCCTCATCGGCATCATCGGCATCAAGATCTGGGTCGACAGCAAGGTCGACTTCTCACGTCCTGTCAACCAGTACACGGCTGCCGTCTCGCTGGTCATCGGCATCGCCGGATTCTCCATGCAGCTCGGCGACTTCGCCTTCGGCGGCATCGTTCTCGGCACTGTCGCCGCGCTCCTCATCTACCACCTGGGCAACCTGATCGCGCGCCTGCGCAAGACCGGCGCCGACGACCCGAAGCCTCTTGAGGCGGTCGGTCCGCTGGGCGGCGACCCCGCCTGA
- a CDS encoding phosphoribosylaminoimidazolesuccinocarboxamide synthase, whose amino-acid sequence MSTPSEGTAQSIPGWRHIYSGKVRDLYASEDPADTRILVVASDRVSAFDFVLSPGIPEKGALLTGLSRWWFAQLGDVPNHLAEGGIPDAVADRAMLAQSLEMLPIECVVRGYITGTGWAEYTESGTVCGIPLPAGLQNGDRLPEPLFTPAYKAPMGEHDENITFEKVVELVGAERAQELRDASLAIYTRAAAIAEEKGLILADTKFEFGTDADGTLRLADEVLTSDSSRYWDAEAWRTGETPGARMASFDKQIVRDWLAANWDKQGEPPLLPDDIVGRTADRYRELIARLGA is encoded by the coding sequence GTGAGCACTCCTTCAGAAGGCACGGCACAGAGCATCCCCGGCTGGCGGCACATCTACTCCGGCAAGGTCCGCGACCTGTACGCCTCGGAGGATCCGGCCGACACCCGCATCCTCGTCGTGGCGAGCGACCGGGTCAGCGCGTTCGACTTCGTGCTCTCCCCCGGCATCCCCGAGAAGGGCGCCCTGCTCACCGGGCTCAGCCGCTGGTGGTTCGCCCAGCTGGGTGACGTTCCGAATCATCTCGCCGAGGGCGGGATCCCGGATGCCGTCGCCGATCGCGCGATGCTGGCGCAGTCGCTCGAGATGCTGCCGATCGAATGCGTCGTGCGCGGCTACATCACCGGCACCGGATGGGCCGAGTACACCGAGAGCGGCACCGTGTGCGGCATCCCGCTGCCCGCCGGCCTGCAGAACGGCGACCGCCTGCCTGAGCCGCTGTTCACCCCCGCGTACAAGGCGCCGATGGGCGAGCACGACGAGAACATCACGTTCGAGAAGGTCGTGGAACTCGTCGGTGCCGAACGGGCGCAGGAGCTGCGCGACGCCTCGCTCGCGATCTACACCCGCGCCGCCGCGATCGCCGAGGAGAAGGGGCTGATCCTCGCCGACACCAAGTTCGAGTTCGGGACGGATGCCGACGGCACCCTGCGCCTGGCCGACGAGGTGCTCACGAGCGACTCCTCCCGCTACTGGGACGCCGAGGCGTGGAGGACGGGCGAGACCCCGGGTGCGCGGATGGCGAGCTTCGACAAGCAGATCGTGCGCGACTGGCTCGCCGCGAACTGGGACAAGCAGGGTGAGCCCCCGCTGCTCCCCGACGACATCGTCGGGCGCACCGCCGACCGGTACCGCGAGCTGATCGCGCGCCTCGGAGCCTGA